The Terriglobus roseus region GTGATGGAGCTTCCTGCGAGTGTGTGGGAGCTGGAACGGGACAGGTCGCTGACGTCATCCACTAGGATGGAATGCGACCTGATGATAGCCAAGAAGCCGAATCGCCACGAACAGAAGACCCGCGAAACGCGCGAGCAGTTGCTGCTGGCCGCTGAAACGGTGTTTGTGCGCGATGGCTATGAGAAGGCCGACCTGCTGGAGATTGCCAAGCTGGCAGGTCGGACGAAGGGCGCGATCTATGCGCAGTTCAAGAGCAAGGAAGAGGTATTCCTTGCTCTGGTAGAGAAGCATGCACTGCAGCGTCGGGCATTGATGCGGGAGCGCCTGGCTGAGTCCTCCACGGTGGAGGGCAATCTGGCTGCGCTGCGTGCGTACTATGTTGGCCTGGCGGAAGATGATGTGTTCGGCATGCTGATGCTGGAGTTTCGGCTGTATACGATTCGTCATCCGGATGTGCGGGAACGGTTGGCTGAACTGTACAAGTCCCTTGTTCCGGCGAACGAGGAAGAGGTGTATACCGCGCTGCTGGGACCTGCTGTTAAAGGCAGCGATGGGATTTCGCGTGCGACCGCAATCCATACCGCGTTCATGATGCAGTATGCGCTACAGGTACAGATGAAATTTGAGCCTGAGGTGTTTCAGTCGACGTCGCCGAAGGTGATTGCGGGACGGATCTTCGATTCGCTGTTTGCGCTGCCTAAGTAAGGCATCCAATCAAGAGGCGATGTCTAAGTAAGGCTTATCAAAACTAGATGTCGATACCTATAGTGAAACTCTTCCACTAAGAGGTCGTCATTATGTTTACAGGTTTGTCGTTGATTCACGTGCGCACCCTGTGTAGCAGGAGAATGATGAGACGACTGATTGTGCTGGGCTCCGCAGTTGCACTTACGTTTGCACCGCTGTACCTGGGAACCATTCGGGTGCAGGGGAAGACGATCGAGAAACCATCTGCTGACGGCCAGACGGTTGCCGTGGTGAAGGCTACATCTGACTTTCTGGTTTCGCTAAGCGCGGATCAGCGGCAGAAGGTGCAGTTTGCTTTCACTCCGCAGCCGCTGGGCAGCAAGGCTCCGTTTCACAGAACTGCCGATGGTGGCGTGGCACCGGGTGCACCCGCAGGTGGACAACAAGGAACTGCAGGTGGGCCTGGTCGCGGTCCGGGCGGCGGCCCAGGGGGACCCGGGCGTGGGCCGGGTGGGCCCGGTGGTGGACCAGGTGGCGGAGTTGGTATGGGACCTCCGGGTGGATTCATCGGCGAACAATATGGGCAGGCCGTTTGGTCGAACTATCCGGTGAGTGATGTGTTGCGACCGGGGCTTCGACTTGGAACGTTGACGGCACCTCAGCGCGCCGCTGCTATGCATCTGTTGCAGACGGTGCTTAGTCCCATGGGTTATCAGAAAGTGCTGGATGTCATGGGCTCCGATCAAGCTTTGACGGATGCTGGTACAAACTTTGCTTCGGGAGAGGCGGTTTACACCATCGGCATCTTTGGCGAGCCAAGCGTGACTAAGCCATGGATGCTGGAGTTTGGTGGGCACCATCTGGGATTGAATATTGTGATCGCGGGTGCAGGCGGAACCATGACACCAACGCTGACCGGCGCGCAGCCATCGGTGTACAAGCGCGGCGATAAGGTTGTGCGTGTGCTGGCGCAGGAGAACGACACGGCGTTTGTGTTGCTGGATACCTTGACTGCGACACAGAAGAAGCAGGCCATTCTGAACTATGAGGTGAATGACCTGGTGCTTGGGCCGGGGATGGCGGGCAAGCAGATTCAGCCTGAGGGGTTGAAGGCTTCCGAGTTGAATGCGCAGCAGCGCGTGTTGCTGCTGCATGTGATTGCGCAGTGGGCTGGCATTGTGAATGACGCGTATGCGAAGGTTCGCATGGCGGAGATTGAAGCGGACTTAAACGAAACATACTTTGCATGGAGCGGGCCCACCACGCACGAGGTGGGTAAGAATGGCAGCTCGTATTACCGCATACAAGGCCCGCGGTTGGTGATTGAGTTTTCGCCGCAAGGCGTGGGTGGTGATCCCACGATGCACGTTCACACGATTTATCGCGATCCCACCAACGACTATGGTGTGAAGCTTACGGGGGCGAAATGAAGCGACTCTTTGTTCTTGCGACTGCAGCAGCGCTATCGCTTAGTTCATTTGTTTATGCGCAGGCGAATCGTTCCACCGAAGCCGTGGTGCAAGCTGCTGATAGTTTTCTCGCCACGCTGACTGCGGATCAAAAGCAGAAGGTGGTGTATGCGTTTGACGATGCAGCGCAGCGGGCGCGGTGGTCGAACTTTCCAACGGGTGTGGTTGCGCGCGGTGGCATAAATCTGAAGTCGATGAGTGCTGCGCAACAGCAGGCTGCGATGAAGCTGATGAGCACCGTGCTAAGTCCCATGGGCATGGAGAAGGTGAACGAGATCCGCCAGGCGGATGATGATTTCAAGGCCAATGGATCGAAGCGTGGGCCGGGTGGTGGCGGGCGTCCGCAGGGGCCTCCTCCGGGTGGGCAGGGGGGGCCTCCGCCACAGTTTGGTGGTGGCCGTGGTCCCGGTGGGCCGGGTGGTCGTCCTCCGAGTGGCGATCTGTTTGGTAGTGATCTCTATTTCATCTCGTTCCTGGGGAAGCCTTCTCTTACGCAGCCGTGGATGTTGCAGTTCGGTGGTCATCACCTGGCGTTGAACATCACGATTGCCGGCAGCAGAGGTGTGTTGACGCCAACGCTGACGGGCGCGCAACCGGCGATGTTTACGCTGAACGGAAAGACGATTCGTCCTGTGGGGCGTGAAAGCGATAAGGCGCTGGCGTTGTTGCAGGCGTTGGATGATTCGCAGCGCAAGCAGGCGGTGTTGAGTTATCAGGTGGCGGATCTTGTGCTGGGGCCGGGGCAGGATGGGAAGAAGATTGCGCCGGAGGGGCTGAAGGCGTCGAGCATGAATGCGCAGCAGCAGGCGATGTTGCTGGATGTGGTTGCGGAGTGGTCCGGCATTCTGACAGAGCCGTATGCCGCCGCGCGCATGGCGCAGATGAAGGCGGACCTGAAGGACACGTACTTTGCGTGGAGTGGAGCTACGGATGGGAAGGCTGGGACGAACATTACGGCGTACTACCGCATCCAGGGGCCGCACCTTGTGATTGAGTATGCTCCGCAGAGTGACGAGCCCGGCAATCATGTCCACACTATGTATCGCGATCCAACCAATGACTATGGAAGTGCGCTGCTGAAGCCATGAAGTGGAAGCTGGCGGCAGTAATCGTTATGTGCATGCTGCTGTGTGGGAATACAGCGTGGGCACATCGGATCGATGAGTATCTGCAGGCGACGATCCTGTCGGTGGAAGCGAACCGTGTGCATGCATCGATGCGGTTGATTCCTGGTGTGCTAGTTGCGCCTGCTGTGATTGCCGCTATCGACAGCGATCACGATGGCGCGTTCTCTGAGGCTGAGAAGCGCGCTTATGCAGAGCGTGTTGTGCGGGACCTTTCCATCACGGTGAATGGCAAGGCCGCGCATCCGGAACTGGATGCTTGGACGTTGCCGGAAGCGACGCAACTGCGTGATGGTCTGGGTGAAATCCATATCGAATATCACGTCGATGTTCCGTCGAGCACAGGTGCGAATCGCAGCCTGGTGATTGCTAATCATCACTTGAATGATGCTTCGGTTTACCTGGTGAATGTGGAAGTGCCGCAGGATCGTGCGCTTCGCGTTGTGGATCAGAAACGAAATGCGAAGCAGTCAGTTTATGAGCTTGATTATGAGCAGGTGGGTGGTGGGGATACGCCTGCGGGGGCTCGGCGTGGGATGCGCGCATGGTGGGATGGCGTGCAGGTGGCGAGTCTGTTCCGGCTTGGGATGCGGCACATTGCGGAGGGTACGGATCACCTGCTGTTTCTGCTGGTGTTGCTATTGCCTTCGCCGCTGCTGGCTGTGGATGGACGATGGGCGGCGACGGGTGGAGTTCGGCATAGTCTGCTTCACATCGTTGGCATTGTTACCGCGTTTACTGTGGGACATTCGCTTACGTTGACGCTGGCGGCGATGAACGTTGTCCATGTGGCGAGTCGTCCGGTGGAGGTATTGATCGCAGTGTCCATCCTGCTGTCTGCGATCCATGCTCTGCGGCCCATCTTTCCCGGACGTGAGGCATGGATTGCCGCCTTCTTCGGGCTGATTCATGGTCTGGCGTTCGCGTCGACGCTGGATCGGTTGGGTCTCTCACGCTGGGATCGCGTTGCAGGGATACTGTCATTCAACCTGGGCATTGAAACAATGCAAATGCTTGTTGTGGCTCTCGTTTTACCTTCATTGCTGCTTCTCAGTCGAACGCGCGCTTACTTCGTCTTTCGGATAGTGGGCGCAGGGTTTGCCTGCGCAGCATCCTGCATGTGGATTGCGGAACGCCTGTGGCGAGTGCAAACGCCCGTTGATTCGGTTGTAAATGTCATCGCAAGGCACGGCCAATTCTGCGCAGTTGCTCTGTTTGCCGTGAGCCTGATCTGCTTTGCACTCGCGAATCGTGACTCATCAGGAACGATTCGTCAGTCCGGATAAGTCGGCTTATCGGAATCGATCTGACACTAGTCTGCTCCATGAGCGACATCGATGGATTCATTGATGCAATTGATTTCATGCGCTTAAAAGAAGGAAGGCATCTGTTGCTTTGGCATCTGGGATTGCGGTCGAAGTGGACGAGGACCAGGACCAGATGTCGTTTCTCGGCCCCGCTGCAGTAGCGCTTGTAATGGCGCTAAAGGCCGAGGGTATACCCGCAGATTCGCATAGGACGCCTAAGGGTATTTGGAGCAACAGAATCCACATAATCATTGGCACGAGATAGGGAGGCAGCGTTCTGTTGCGGTGATTCATTCCTCGCATCGTTCTGGACGTGGAATGCTTACCACCGGCAGGAGTCAAGAGGAGATAAAGACGGCCGCCGTCGGCAAGACGGGTGTTCTTCGACGGAAGCATTTTGTTGGGTATTGTGCTGTGTCCGGCGACTGTATTGGATTTGCATGGAACAACCGTGAACGGGTTGATGGCGGAGAGGGAGGGATTCTCACGCTAGAGGCACTAAAAGCTTGATTTACATGAGAATATGATTTCGCTTTACCGCGTTGTACGGCGATTGTACGATTATTGAAGAGGAGAAAATCGTACATGGCCAATAGGACAGTGAAGCTTTACAGGAATTGCAAGACCCCGGAGGGATGGAAACGATATCCCGCCGTGATGTCTGCCAATGGCAAAGTGAAGCCCGATACAGTCCTAGTTAAGGGTGTCGAAGTGGTCTACCCTACTGGACGGTATGAGTTGCGATCCTATGCAGGGACTCGAACCGTCTGGACTCCAGTAGATGGCAATGCAACTGTGGCACTGGCAGAACAGAAGACGGCGCAAAAGAAAGCCGCTGCAAAAGCTGTGGCAAAGAATGCCGGTGTCGCAGTCGTCGAAGATTCATCCCGCAAGGTGCTTAAAACGTGGGCCGATAAATGGGTGAATGCTGCACTGGATCGTGGATCGCTGGAAGCTGCTGAACTGTACCGTAGAACCGCCGATGCATTCCTGCTTGTGTGCAGCAAAACCTATGCCGACGACCTGACCCATGATGATGTATTGGCATTCCAACGTTCCATGCGTTCACAGGGCTATGCGGACAGAACGATTGCGAATCGTCACAGTCACATTCGAACATTCTTCATCTACATGGACTTGGACAAGCGTATTGCTGGCGCAAATCCACGATATGAGAACAAATTGCCGGAAGTTTATGAACCCGGTGAACTGAAGAAGTTCTTCAAATCTCTGACCGTTCCCAAGGATGAGTTGCTGTTCGACATTCTGCTGACAACTGGCCTGAGAGAACAAGAAGCATCACACCTTGAATGGACGGATATCCATTGGTCTAGAGGAACCCTGAAAGTCCAATCCAAGCCCAAATGGGGATATCGAATCAAGGATGCAGAAGAACGAGAGATGCCACTTTCCGATGATCTTCTGAAGAGACTGAAGTCAATGAAAGATGGAAACAACCTGATATTTGGTTTAAAGGGTGACGTTCCTGATGGTCATTTATTGCGGAAATTGAAGAAGCTCGTTCGGGATGCGCGTCTCAACTGTGGCAAGTGCGACTCATGCGAGAAGCACAATGAATGTGAGAACTGGTTCCTGCACAAGTTCCGTGCGACCTACATCACAACACTGTTGAGGAATGGTCTGGACTTGCGCACTGTGATGACACTATCGGGCCATTCTGACCTCGAAAGCGTTATGCGCTACCTCCGTCCTGCTGAAGGTGTGGCCGTCAAGAATGCCGTGAACTCGATTAAATGGCGATAGAATTCGAATTATGAACACCAATGAGATTCTTTCAGCCATTGACGGAGAGATTGCCAAGCTTCAAGAGGTTCGTTCCCTTCTTACCGGCTATTCCGATCCCACAGGAACTCCCAAGCGTGGGAGAGGCAGACCAAAGAAGACTGTATCGGCCCATCCCGTTAAGCGTGTATTGAGTGAAGATGCGAAGGCACGCATCGCGGCTGCACAGAAGAAGCGGTGGGCAGCACAGAAGAAGGCCACGAAGTAAACATGTTTCCTCAGGAGCTAGAAACTTCGCAACAAGTCCACATCAGAATGTCGATGGTATGCCTTTCGCGCCAAAGAACACATTAGCGCACCCATTGAGGGTCAGGATTGCAGCAGTCGTTTGACCGGGATTTATTCCCAAGGCGTTATGGTCATAGGGCTTTCCGTCATCAATTCCTGCCGAGGCACCATAGTGGATATCAACCTTGACGCCATGGCGGTTAGTCATCTCGAATCGCCAATCGCACGTGCCGTCACTGAATCGAGTCTCAAGCCTGTATCTGTATTGGACGAATACGTCTCCTGCGCTGTTTCGCCAATCTGTCCATGGCCCGGGATCAGCAACGAGTGGAGTTGTAAAGCCAGCAATCAGAACAAGAGCTACAGCCAGTCTCCCCATCACACCCTCACAAAGAACTAATAAATTAGGGGAGGACTGAAATTATCAACTCAACCTATCTTCACGTCCAGAGAAATTATCTGATTGCGCCGAGAGCCTGCGTTTCGCAACTTTCGTATGAAATGCATCTGGCAATCTTTGAGAAACGTGAAATCCCTCCTCGCTGAAACCGCCTCAGCATACTGATCCTCATAATGCGTTGACAGTTCACGCGATTCAGAACTCTACTGACGCCTCACGTGAGTGGTCACTTCGCCACAATGCGAGACGCTGTAAGAACTAACAGCATTATTGCGACGCATGTCCTCATAGGATGTCGGCTAAGTTCCTCTGCGGAGAGATGCGTGCGCGGAAATTGTCGAAAGCCAACCGAAAAGACAACTTCTTCCTTTACATCCGGATCGATCCTCCCGCAAAGAGGGCTCGGAAATGTAAAGAGGACTTCGGCTTCGTCAGGACTGCATTCTGAACGCACGTCCTAGCCTCTTCCACACAAATAGGAGCCACGCTACTTCGAACATAGACA contains the following coding sequences:
- a CDS encoding HupE/UreJ family protein, with the protein product MKWKLAAVIVMCMLLCGNTAWAHRIDEYLQATILSVEANRVHASMRLIPGVLVAPAVIAAIDSDHDGAFSEAEKRAYAERVVRDLSITVNGKAAHPELDAWTLPEATQLRDGLGEIHIEYHVDVPSSTGANRSLVIANHHLNDASVYLVNVEVPQDRALRVVDQKRNAKQSVYELDYEQVGGGDTPAGARRGMRAWWDGVQVASLFRLGMRHIAEGTDHLLFLLVLLLPSPLLAVDGRWAATGGVRHSLLHIVGIVTAFTVGHSLTLTLAAMNVVHVASRPVEVLIAVSILLSAIHALRPIFPGREAWIAAFFGLIHGLAFASTLDRLGLSRWDRVAGILSFNLGIETMQMLVVALVLPSLLLLSRTRAYFVFRIVGAGFACAASCMWIAERLWRVQTPVDSVVNVIARHGQFCAVALFAVSLICFALANRDSSGTIRQSG
- a CDS encoding TetR/AcrR family transcriptional regulator, with amino-acid sequence MSSSVMELPASVWELERDRSLTSSTRMECDLMIAKKPNRHEQKTRETREQLLLAAETVFVRDGYEKADLLEIAKLAGRTKGAIYAQFKSKEEVFLALVEKHALQRRALMRERLAESSTVEGNLAALRAYYVGLAEDDVFGMLMLEFRLYTIRHPDVRERLAELYKSLVPANEEEVYTALLGPAVKGSDGISRATAIHTAFMMQYALQVQMKFEPEVFQSTSPKVIAGRIFDSLFALPK
- a CDS encoding tyrosine-type recombinase/integrase, producing MSANGKVKPDTVLVKGVEVVYPTGRYELRSYAGTRTVWTPVDGNATVALAEQKTAQKKAAAKAVAKNAGVAVVEDSSRKVLKTWADKWVNAALDRGSLEAAELYRRTADAFLLVCSKTYADDLTHDDVLAFQRSMRSQGYADRTIANRHSHIRTFFIYMDLDKRIAGANPRYENKLPEVYEPGELKKFFKSLTVPKDELLFDILLTTGLREQEASHLEWTDIHWSRGTLKVQSKPKWGYRIKDAEEREMPLSDDLLKRLKSMKDGNNLIFGLKGDVPDGHLLRKLKKLVRDARLNCGKCDSCEKHNECENWFLHKFRATYITTLLRNGLDLRTVMTLSGHSDLESVMRYLRPAEGVAVKNAVNSIKWR
- a CDS encoding DUF3500 domain-containing protein — protein: MRRLIVLGSAVALTFAPLYLGTIRVQGKTIEKPSADGQTVAVVKATSDFLVSLSADQRQKVQFAFTPQPLGSKAPFHRTADGGVAPGAPAGGQQGTAGGPGRGPGGGPGGPGRGPGGPGGGPGGGVGMGPPGGFIGEQYGQAVWSNYPVSDVLRPGLRLGTLTAPQRAAAMHLLQTVLSPMGYQKVLDVMGSDQALTDAGTNFASGEAVYTIGIFGEPSVTKPWMLEFGGHHLGLNIVIAGAGGTMTPTLTGAQPSVYKRGDKVVRVLAQENDTAFVLLDTLTATQKKQAILNYEVNDLVLGPGMAGKQIQPEGLKASELNAQQRVLLLHVIAQWAGIVNDAYAKVRMAEIEADLNETYFAWSGPTTHEVGKNGSSYYRIQGPRLVIEFSPQGVGGDPTMHVHTIYRDPTNDYGVKLTGAK
- a CDS encoding DUF3500 domain-containing protein gives rise to the protein MKRLFVLATAAALSLSSFVYAQANRSTEAVVQAADSFLATLTADQKQKVVYAFDDAAQRARWSNFPTGVVARGGINLKSMSAAQQQAAMKLMSTVLSPMGMEKVNEIRQADDDFKANGSKRGPGGGGRPQGPPPGGQGGPPPQFGGGRGPGGPGGRPPSGDLFGSDLYFISFLGKPSLTQPWMLQFGGHHLALNITIAGSRGVLTPTLTGAQPAMFTLNGKTIRPVGRESDKALALLQALDDSQRKQAVLSYQVADLVLGPGQDGKKIAPEGLKASSMNAQQQAMLLDVVAEWSGILTEPYAAARMAQMKADLKDTYFAWSGATDGKAGTNITAYYRIQGPHLVIEYAPQSDEPGNHVHTMYRDPTNDYGSALLKP